One window of Microcoleus vaginatus PCC 9802 genomic DNA carries:
- a CDS encoding threo-3-hydroxy-L-aspartate ammonia-lyase codes for MSADFWAHNSLSVSFADVEAAANRLQGKTFKTPVLTSETFNKQTNSQVFFKCENFQRTGSFKFRGACNALMQLSEAEKQRGVLTFSSGNHGQAIALAARLLEIPATVVMPADAPKVKQEATRGYGAEIILYDRTQVSREELAAKIATERHLTIIPPYDHAWVIAGQGTAALELIAEVGELDLLLVCCGGGGLLSGCAIATKTLSPQCKVIGVEPEQADDAARSFRTKTLQTVTNPDTIADGARTPSLGKLTFPLVLHYVDDMVTVSEDAIRQAMFFMWERMKIVAEPTGVLAAAALLSGVVKAEDARIGVIVSGGNVDLSEVDRFFHYN; via the coding sequence ATGAGTGCCGACTTCTGGGCCCACAATTCCTTGTCAGTAAGTTTCGCCGATGTGGAGGCGGCGGCAAATCGCTTGCAGGGCAAAACTTTCAAGACGCCGGTGCTGACTTCGGAAACTTTCAACAAACAGACGAATTCTCAGGTATTTTTCAAGTGCGAGAACTTTCAGCGCACGGGTTCGTTTAAATTTCGGGGTGCTTGCAATGCTTTGATGCAGCTATCTGAAGCCGAAAAACAGCGGGGAGTGCTGACTTTTTCTTCGGGAAATCACGGGCAGGCGATCGCCCTTGCGGCACGGTTGCTAGAAATTCCTGCTACTGTTGTCATGCCGGCAGATGCGCCAAAAGTCAAGCAAGAGGCGACTCGCGGCTACGGTGCAGAGATTATTTTGTACGATCGCACTCAAGTTTCCCGCGAAGAGTTAGCTGCTAAAATTGCCACAGAACGCCACTTGACAATTATTCCTCCTTATGACCATGCGTGGGTGATTGCGGGACAAGGTACGGCGGCGCTGGAATTAATCGCAGAAGTTGGGGAGTTGGATTTGCTGCTGGTTTGCTGCGGTGGCGGGGGTTTGCTTTCCGGGTGTGCGATCGCGACAAAAACTTTGTCTCCGCAGTGTAAAGTAATAGGAGTAGAACCCGAGCAAGCAGACGATGCGGCGCGATCGTTCCGCACGAAAACGCTGCAAACTGTTACTAACCCGGATACGATTGCTGATGGTGCGCGCACGCCATCTTTGGGGAAATTAACCTTTCCTTTGGTGCTCCATTATGTGGACGATATGGTAACAGTTTCCGAAGACGCAATTCGCCAGGCAATGTTTTTTATGTGGGAACGCATGAAGATAGTTGCGGAACCGACGGGAGTGTTAGCGGCGGCGGCTTTGTTGTCAGGTGTTGTGAAGGCTGAAGATGCGAGGATTGGCGTGATTGTTAGTGGGGGAAATGTGGATTTGAGCGAAGTAGATAGGTTTTTTCACTATAATTAA
- a CDS encoding NUDIX hydrolase codes for MTYRNPAPTVDIIIELADRPHRPIILIERRNIPYGWALPGGFVDYGEAVETAAKREALEETSLNVELIEQFYVYSDPNRDAREHTISIVFLASATGEPQAADDAKNLQIFESWQIPHQLCFDHDRILRDYWRYRHYGLRPRL; via the coding sequence ATGACTTACCGAAATCCTGCTCCTACAGTTGATATTATCATCGAATTAGCCGATCGCCCCCATCGGCCGATCATACTCATCGAACGCCGCAATATTCCCTACGGCTGGGCACTTCCCGGCGGTTTTGTCGATTACGGGGAAGCGGTAGAAACGGCGGCCAAACGCGAAGCTTTAGAAGAAACAAGCTTGAATGTAGAATTAATTGAGCAATTTTACGTTTATTCTGACCCCAATCGCGACGCCCGCGAACACACTATCAGTATTGTATTTTTAGCCTCTGCAACGGGCGAACCTCAAGCCGCCGACGATGCTAAAAATTTACAGATTTTTGAATCTTGGCAGATTCCCCATCAATTATGTTTTGATCACGATCGCATTTTGCGCGATTATTGGCGTTACCGTCATTATGGATTGCGTCCGCGTTTGTAG
- a CDS encoding glycosyltransferase family 1 protein, producing MHIAWLGKKSPFCGNVTYSREVTNALLDRGYQVSFLHFAQEAGPLDRNTTGWNMANGSWGKGIAQTSYTNSLSPASCNEVSLPCHYKSQIYTIPTLKSRTVLMKSLRRLKPDVVHASLTLSPLDFLLPEICQELNLPLVATFHPPFDRKLRNLTSGTQHLMYQLYAPFLANYDSTIVFSYIQRDILVRLGVPEERVAVIPNGVDAVKYSPGPSGLKSELKADRIFVYQGRIAQEKNVEALLKAWKQCNFGPGNVLAIVGDGPLAASLQLFFGEDDGIVWLGFVAEEERRIEILRGADVFILPSLVEGLSLSLLEAMACGLACLATDAGADGEALEEGAGIVLNTQRVRSQLQTLLPLFCDHPELGMLLGQKARQRAMERYTLSQNITELEKLYSEVLQKQRVPIRGLA from the coding sequence ATGCACATCGCTTGGCTAGGAAAAAAATCACCTTTTTGCGGTAACGTCACTTACTCCAGGGAAGTCACCAACGCACTATTAGACCGGGGATACCAGGTCAGTTTCCTGCACTTCGCCCAAGAAGCGGGCCCACTGGACAGGAACACTACGGGGTGGAACATGGCAAATGGTTCATGGGGAAAGGGAATTGCTCAAACCTCATATACCAATTCACTATCGCCCGCTAGTTGCAACGAAGTGTCTTTACCCTGTCACTACAAGTCGCAAATTTATACGATTCCCACTCTCAAGTCGCGCACAGTGCTGATGAAATCTCTGCGGCGGCTGAAACCCGATGTTGTTCACGCTTCCCTGACGCTTTCGCCTCTAGACTTTCTGCTGCCGGAAATTTGTCAAGAATTGAATTTGCCTCTGGTGGCGACTTTTCACCCGCCCTTCGATCGCAAATTGCGGAATTTGACATCGGGAACTCAACACCTGATGTATCAACTTTACGCTCCGTTTTTGGCGAACTACGACTCGACGATCGTATTTTCTTACATTCAGCGGGATATTTTGGTGCGCTTGGGAGTGCCGGAAGAACGGGTGGCTGTGATTCCCAACGGCGTGGATGCTGTTAAATATTCTCCAGGGCCTTCGGGGTTGAAGTCGGAATTAAAGGCCGATCGAATTTTTGTTTACCAAGGCCGCATTGCCCAGGAGAAAAATGTCGAGGCTTTGCTCAAGGCATGGAAACAGTGCAATTTTGGCCCTGGGAACGTATTGGCGATCGTAGGCGACGGGCCCCTAGCAGCCTCGCTGCAACTGTTTTTCGGCGAAGATGATGGCATTGTGTGGCTCGGATTTGTTGCCGAGGAGGAACGCCGGATCGAAATTCTGCGGGGGGCAGATGTATTTATTTTGCCTTCTTTGGTGGAGGGACTGTCGCTGTCGTTGCTGGAAGCGATGGCCTGCGGTTTAGCTTGTTTGGCAACCGATGCCGGTGCTGACGGCGAGGCCTTGGAGGAAGGCGCGGGGATAGTTTTGAACACTCAGCGGGTACGGAGTCAGTTGCAAACCTTGCTGCCGCTGTTTTGCGATCATCCTGAGTTGGGAATGCTGCTTGGTCAAAAAGCACGCCAACGGGCGATGGAGCGATACACTCTCAGTCAGAATATTACTGAGTTGGAAAAGCTGTACTCAGAGGTTTTGCAAAAGCAGCGCGTACCAATTCGCGGTTTAGCATAA
- the recO gene encoding DNA repair protein RecO, translated as MTRTYKATGINLKSAPIGESDRVLTVLTREFGLIRAVAPGVRKQRSTIGGRSELFVVNELLIAKGRSLDKITQADTVQSHPGLSRNLGKLAAAQYLAELAIASALSDEPQEELFWLLGEHLSRLERLSDRTEIQSAAVLVAHLSHGIFHLLALAGLAPQVQVCCATRQPLIPNFTDPNWQTGFSIPSGGTFSLSELANLEAELSSETGSLYKSASRSRQMNSSKHLTNFEINAKELAALQQLASPELGEGIADQTTWVSVENILRQYAQYHLGCTIRSGSSIDTYLESFEF; from the coding sequence GTGACTCGAACTTACAAAGCAACTGGAATCAATCTCAAGAGTGCGCCGATCGGGGAATCTGATCGAGTGCTGACAGTTTTGACGCGGGAATTCGGCTTAATTCGAGCCGTAGCACCGGGTGTTCGCAAACAGCGATCGACCATCGGCGGTAGAAGCGAATTATTTGTCGTTAACGAATTGCTAATTGCCAAAGGCCGATCGCTCGACAAAATTACCCAAGCCGACACCGTACAATCCCATCCGGGTTTGAGCCGCAACCTCGGGAAACTCGCAGCCGCGCAATATCTGGCCGAATTGGCGATCGCCAGTGCTCTTTCCGACGAACCCCAAGAAGAACTCTTTTGGTTGCTGGGCGAACATTTGAGCCGTTTAGAGCGTTTGTCCGATCGCACAGAAATCCAATCCGCCGCCGTGCTTGTCGCCCACCTCAGCCACGGCATTTTTCACTTGCTAGCCTTAGCCGGCCTCGCGCCCCAAGTCCAAGTTTGCTGCGCCACCAGACAGCCGCTCATCCCCAATTTCACCGATCCGAACTGGCAAACCGGGTTTAGTATACCCTCTGGGGGAACCTTTAGCTTGTCCGAACTAGCTAACTTAGAGGCAGAACTCTCTTCAGAAACCGGTAGCTTGTACAAATCGGCCTCCCGTTCCCGCCAAATGAATAGCAGCAAACACTTGACAAATTTCGAGATTAATGCTAAGGAATTAGCAGCGCTGCAACAGTTGGCTAGTCCAGAACTAGGAGAGGGGATTGCCGATCAAACAACTTGGGTATCAGTAGAAAATATTTTGCGACAATATGCCCAGTATCATTTAGGTTGCACGATTCGCTCGGGAAGCTCGATCGACACCTACCTAGAGAGTTTTGAGTTTTAA
- a CDS encoding MFS transporter: protein MMRLSDSDLTISVLAVTHHKMEERENFPDFRSDPVLADRQWSNVQPPEMDKYPTTPETESSNGKSQQPEALPPVPTPELAAELSEAVAETPEKETGFLPVLKNPNFLALWSGQVFSQLADKVYLVLTIALVASRFQAPDQTISRWVSAIMIAFTIPAVLFGAAAGVYVDRWSKKAVLVATNLLRGGFVLTLPVLLWLSDGWELGQLPLGFCLLLLVTFLVSTLTQFFAPAEQSVIPLIVERRHLLSANSLYTTTMMGSVIIGFAVGEPLLALADTLFSNLGGGLGIGKELVVGGSYAFAGVLLLSMKTGEKNEAEHEAPHPLADLQDGLRYINDQPKVRNALIQLIILFSIFAALAVLAVRLAEILPGMKASQFGFLLAAVGVGMACGAATVGYLGHKLSHSQLSLIGSIGMALALMGLSAFTHHLWLSVLFITLLGLFASLVGVPMQTTIQAETPEEMRGKVFGLQNNATNIALSLPLALAGVAETFLGLPTVFLALAGLAIAGGILTWYISRSSNSKVDRS from the coding sequence ATGATGCGACTGTCCGATTCTGATTTGACAATATCTGTTTTAGCTGTGACCCACCACAAAATGGAAGAACGAGAAAATTTTCCCGATTTTCGCTCCGATCCCGTCTTGGCCGATCGACAATGGAGCAACGTCCAACCCCCAGAAATGGATAAATATCCCACAACTCCCGAAACAGAGTCCAGCAACGGCAAAAGCCAACAACCCGAAGCACTCCCCCCGGTCCCCACACCAGAGCTAGCAGCCGAACTCTCCGAAGCAGTAGCCGAAACTCCCGAAAAAGAAACAGGATTTCTGCCAGTGCTCAAAAACCCAAATTTTCTAGCATTGTGGAGCGGGCAAGTTTTTTCCCAACTAGCAGATAAAGTTTATCTCGTACTGACGATCGCCCTCGTGGCCAGCCGCTTTCAAGCGCCAGATCAAACCATCAGCAGGTGGGTATCAGCAATCATGATCGCCTTTACCATTCCCGCAGTGCTGTTCGGGGCTGCCGCAGGCGTGTATGTCGATCGCTGGTCGAAAAAAGCTGTGCTGGTCGCCACAAACCTCCTGCGGGGAGGCTTTGTTTTAACATTGCCCGTACTGCTGTGGCTCTCTGACGGGTGGGAACTCGGTCAACTGCCACTGGGATTCTGCTTGCTGCTGCTAGTAACATTCCTAGTCTCGACCCTAACTCAATTTTTCGCCCCAGCAGAACAGTCAGTGATTCCCCTAATTGTGGAACGTCGCCACCTGCTATCGGCAAACTCCCTCTACACCACAACCATGATGGGTTCGGTGATTATTGGCTTTGCAGTCGGAGAACCTTTACTAGCTTTAGCCGACACCCTATTTTCCAACCTCGGCGGCGGACTCGGAATCGGCAAAGAATTAGTAGTAGGCGGAAGTTACGCCTTCGCCGGAGTGCTGTTGCTGTCGATGAAAACAGGCGAAAAAAACGAAGCCGAACACGAAGCGCCACACCCCCTAGCAGATTTGCAAGACGGTCTGCGTTACATCAACGATCAACCGAAAGTCCGCAATGCTTTAATTCAACTAATTATTCTCTTTTCCATTTTTGCAGCCTTGGCAGTTCTAGCGGTGCGGCTGGCAGAAATCCTCCCCGGTATGAAAGCGTCGCAATTTGGCTTTTTGCTGGCTGCGGTGGGCGTCGGAATGGCTTGTGGGGCGGCGACAGTCGGCTATCTCGGCCATAAATTGTCTCACTCCCAACTGAGTTTAATCGGATCGATCGGCATGGCACTTGCTTTGATGGGCCTTTCTGCATTTACACACCATTTGTGGCTCTCGGTGCTGTTCATTACCCTGTTGGGTTTATTTGCCTCATTGGTGGGAGTGCCGATGCAGACTACAATTCAAGCAGAAACCCCAGAAGAAATGCGGGGAAAAGTCTTCGGGCTGCAAAACAATGCCACTAATATCGCTTTGAGTTTACCCTTGGCTTTGGCCGGGGTAGCCGAAACATTTCTGGGTTTGCCCACAGTATTTTTGGCTTTAGCAGGATTAGCGATCGCTGGCGGTATCTTAACCTGGTATATTTCCCGTAGCAGTAATAGCAAAGTCGATCGAAGCTAA
- a CDS encoding tetratricopeptide repeat protein, with amino-acid sequence MNLIQNLEAAWYYHLGSRHLEANDDHGALANFNRALKLQSDHYKAWFGRGMALGKLERHLEALKSFDEALAVEPNASFGWHNRAIALGKLGQWLEALNSFDRALEFSPCAASIWHNRGLTLIDMGLYEKAVLSFDRSLNLHPEAAWAWYNRGNALLELKLYYQALNSFERAIEFKPDDAKAWYNRGLAANYMGLYKQAVASFSRSIALQPGRAEAVGERRVALEKLIGLNQRNAKFTPTSERPFEDYLIWYNRGVELARKRCYSEAIACYETVLEINPDFANAFYNKACCYALLGFADLALDNLQRAVEFIPNLYRELALADSDLSCIWKQERFEALIQG; translated from the coding sequence ATGAACTTAATTCAAAACTTGGAAGCGGCTTGGTACTACCACCTGGGTTCGCGTCACCTCGAAGCTAACGATGATCATGGTGCTCTGGCGAACTTTAACAGAGCTTTGAAGTTGCAATCAGATCATTATAAGGCTTGGTTCGGGCGAGGTATGGCTCTGGGGAAATTAGAACGGCACTTAGAGGCGCTGAAGAGTTTTGATGAGGCCTTGGCGGTGGAGCCGAATGCGAGCTTTGGCTGGCACAACCGGGCTATTGCTTTAGGAAAGTTGGGCCAGTGGTTGGAGGCTCTCAATAGTTTTGACCGGGCTCTGGAGTTCAGTCCGTGCGCGGCAAGTATTTGGCACAACCGGGGACTGACGCTGATCGATATGGGGCTGTACGAGAAGGCGGTTCTGAGTTTTGATCGCTCTTTAAATTTGCACCCGGAGGCTGCTTGGGCGTGGTACAACCGAGGTAATGCCTTGTTGGAACTCAAGCTTTACTATCAGGCGCTCAACAGTTTTGAACGGGCGATCGAGTTTAAGCCTGACGACGCGAAGGCTTGGTACAATCGCGGTCTAGCTGCGAACTATATGGGACTTTACAAACAAGCAGTGGCTAGTTTTAGCCGATCGATCGCTCTACAACCGGGCAGAGCCGAAGCGGTGGGCGAACGGAGAGTTGCTTTGGAGAAATTAATAGGTTTAAATCAGAGAAATGCCAAGTTTACTCCCACATCTGAGCGTCCCTTTGAAGATTATTTGATTTGGTACAACCGGGGTGTGGAATTGGCGCGAAAACGCTGCTACTCTGAGGCGATTGCTTGCTACGAAACAGTCTTAGAAATAAATCCTGATTTTGCTAACGCTTTTTACAATAAAGCTTGCTGTTATGCGCTACTGGGGTTTGCTGATTTGGCCCTTGACAATTTGCAGCGGGCTGTTGAGTTTATCCCTAATTTATACCGAGAGCTAGCTTTAGCTGACTCGGATTTAAGCTGCATTTGGAAACAAGAACGTTTTGAAGCGCTGATCCAAGGTTAA
- a CDS encoding NAD(P)H-dependent glycerol-3-phosphate dehydrogenase, translated as MPNLTILGGGAWGSALANLGGKKGSRVNLWSRSSSFNLESVITGADVVVSAVSMKGVGATVDRLLALELSPSTIIVTVTKGLDPASTRTPSQIWQNAFPNNSIVVLSGPNLSEEVQQGLPAATVAASSDLAAAKQVQNIYSSDIFRVYVNEDPLGTELGGTLKNVFAIAAGVCDGLQLGTNAKSALLTRALPEMIRVGVRLGARAETFYGLSGLGDLLATCNSPLSRNYRVGFGLAKGKSLEQILHELQSTAEGVNTTNVLIDLANQREIEVPVSRQVYRLLNGEITPEQAVLSLMERALKPEIL; from the coding sequence ATGCCAAACTTGACAATATTAGGCGGAGGTGCTTGGGGTTCGGCACTGGCAAATCTGGGAGGCAAAAAAGGATCTCGAGTTAATTTGTGGTCGCGCAGCAGTTCTTTTAATCTAGAATCAGTTATAACAGGTGCGGATGTTGTTGTTTCCGCAGTTTCGATGAAAGGAGTTGGAGCAACAGTCGATCGGCTGCTGGCGTTAGAGTTAAGTCCCAGTACAATTATAGTTACTGTTACTAAAGGTTTAGACCCCGCGAGTACGCGCACTCCATCTCAAATTTGGCAAAATGCCTTTCCTAACAATTCAATAGTGGTACTTTCTGGCCCCAATCTTTCGGAAGAAGTTCAGCAGGGATTGCCGGCTGCAACGGTAGCGGCGAGTTCGGATTTAGCGGCGGCCAAACAAGTCCAAAATATTTACAGTTCTGATATTTTTCGGGTTTATGTGAATGAAGACCCGCTGGGGACTGAGTTAGGTGGAACTTTGAAAAATGTATTTGCGATCGCCGCTGGTGTTTGCGACGGTTTACAATTAGGAACTAATGCTAAATCTGCTTTGCTGACTCGCGCTTTGCCGGAAATGATTAGGGTGGGAGTTCGCTTGGGAGCTCGCGCAGAAACTTTTTATGGTTTGTCTGGTTTGGGAGATTTACTGGCTACTTGCAACAGTCCTTTATCGCGCAATTATCGGGTTGGTTTCGGATTAGCTAAAGGCAAATCTTTGGAGCAAATATTGCACGAATTGCAGAGTACGGCTGAGGGAGTTAATACTACTAATGTGTTGATTGATTTGGCTAATCAACGCGAAATTGAAGTTCCCGTTTCTCGTCAAGTTTATCGCTTATTAAATGGTGAAATTACTCCCGAACAAGCTGTTTTATCGCTGATGGAACGAGCTTTGAAACCGGAGATTTTATAA
- the deoC gene encoding deoxyribose-phosphate aldolase — translation MAANQADIDIAPLIDYGLIDPTATPEQVENCCQQAERFGFVTVCVYPAYVRQAVELLHGKRPKVCTVIGFPTGASTSTVKVYEALEAADNGAVELDVSVNLGLLKAGRIDEFHRELAQICEETNLTIKAIIESSLLSDPEKQLAAEICMEAGVAYIKTNTGFFGPAKVDDVRLLKEVTKGRIGIKAAGGIRTHEQALDLVVAGATRLGTSRGPELLRQRDNLDKSH, via the coding sequence ATGGCTGCAAACCAGGCAGACATCGATATTGCCCCCTTGATCGACTACGGCCTGATCGACCCCACCGCTACGCCAGAGCAAGTAGAAAACTGTTGCCAACAAGCAGAGAGATTTGGCTTTGTCACAGTTTGCGTGTATCCCGCCTACGTCAGACAAGCAGTTGAGTTGCTGCACGGCAAACGTCCCAAAGTCTGTACAGTTATAGGTTTTCCCACCGGTGCTTCAACTTCAACGGTGAAAGTTTACGAAGCTCTAGAAGCTGCAGATAATGGAGCCGTAGAGTTAGATGTCTCCGTTAACTTAGGATTGTTGAAAGCTGGAAGAATCGACGAATTCCACCGGGAATTAGCCCAAATTTGCGAAGAAACAAATCTCACCATCAAAGCAATTATCGAAAGTTCGCTTCTTTCCGATCCCGAAAAACAATTAGCGGCTGAGATTTGTATGGAAGCTGGTGTGGCTTATATCAAAACCAACACTGGCTTTTTTGGCCCGGCGAAAGTTGACGATGTGCGACTGCTGAAGGAAGTTACGAAGGGACGGATTGGGATTAAAGCGGCCGGCGGAATTCGTACTCATGAACAAGCTCTAGATTTGGTAGTAGCTGGGGCAACTCGTTTGGGGACTTCTCGTGGCCCCGAATTACTCCGCCAGCGCGATAATTTAGATAAAAGTCATTAG
- a CDS encoding DUF4090 family protein: MSSETNSAAQSTTGADAIDVAIASGIDFDGTPIPQAKLDLYKQVMGLEAGRQRSGVSNTMRSRIVRIGVKHLPQNELDKMLVAADFAPLKDKEVAFYYGGK, encoded by the coding sequence ATGTCTTCAGAAACAAACTCAGCGGCTCAATCTACAACTGGTGCAGATGCGATCGATGTGGCGATCGCCTCCGGAATCGACTTTGACGGTACTCCGATTCCGCAAGCAAAATTAGACCTCTACAAGCAAGTGATGGGATTAGAAGCCGGCAGACAGCGCAGTGGCGTGTCAAATACAATGCGATCGCGCATTGTCCGAATCGGTGTCAAACATCTGCCTCAAAACGAGCTCGATAAAATGCTCGTTGCTGCTGACTTCGCACCACTGAAAGATAAAGAAGTTGCGTTTTATTACGGCGGAAAGTAA